The following coding sequences lie in one Megalodesulfovibrio gigas DSM 1382 = ATCC 19364 genomic window:
- a CDS encoding mechanosensitive ion channel domain-containing protein, with protein sequence MACAVSFWGVIPAASASSVLMAKELSKGKASAKEAPLPDPDAMAAMPPDTVDDLLARLTDAQVRQLLQETVHRNAQARLSATATAPPTLEEQLVATSTAMKTSIHGALAALPSLPADLHAALTVLAGPQGLSGLALQCLGVLLVLLTAWQVERLTGRQLRRARHRAASAEDLAAHLPRFRRILAELVGAVSGLLVFVLTALGLYSLCFDPAWTARPLTTGLLAAGGGARIVWVALRWLLAPGRPDVRLVPLGDTAARAISLLLLTLLGLSLLRLHVLQALAHAGMAPTSLTLLRGLIGLAGMLLLIGATLFHRKPVAAWLLTTDGDTPGPLRRQFAAVWHMLAILYILGMALVWYALLLLQGFEGSRGVLLAGLLAVPAFLLLDRLGYVLLRRIFTVFQRRPSDTATPPKLDDDGQPVGEVTVIKAEPLPDVETMRFFGPLRAWVRALLLGFLGAAMAEAWGMGTALTQAVVGHGLGIMLILAVSLGLWEAAKAGMQRALQPKNQSEQENPRINTLLPLMQKVLGVFLLLSTLLMILSQLGVQIAPLLASAGVFGLAIGMGSQTLVKDVVAGVFFLLDDAFRVGDYIQMGKTEGYVIKMSVRNITMQHTLGYVQILPFGQIKDVVNYSRNPIVMKIKIPLPMETDPKLFKKICKKVNASIMADEEFKNDLVEPIKSQGVKRIEDSVMIFGIKYMTKPGKQFAIRREVFSRLYKEFKKYNLSFAAPGVTVYTAGKGGEEEAAAASAAARMKAQAQQQAEQAGEG encoded by the coding sequence ATGGCGTGCGCCGTGAGCTTCTGGGGTGTTATCCCGGCCGCGAGTGCGTCTTCGGTGTTGATGGCCAAGGAGCTGAGCAAGGGCAAGGCGTCTGCCAAGGAAGCCCCCCTGCCCGACCCCGATGCCATGGCCGCCATGCCCCCGGACACGGTGGATGATCTGCTGGCCCGCCTCACCGACGCCCAGGTGCGCCAGTTGCTCCAGGAAACCGTGCATCGCAACGCCCAGGCCCGGCTGAGCGCCACGGCTACAGCGCCGCCCACCCTTGAGGAACAGCTGGTGGCCACCAGCACGGCGATGAAGACCAGCATTCACGGCGCGCTGGCCGCCCTGCCCTCCCTGCCGGCAGATCTGCACGCCGCCCTGACCGTCCTGGCCGGGCCGCAAGGCCTGTCGGGCCTTGCGCTGCAATGCCTGGGCGTGCTGCTGGTGCTGCTGACGGCCTGGCAGGTGGAGCGCCTGACAGGACGCCAACTGCGCCGGGCCCGCCACCGCGCCGCCTCTGCCGAGGATCTGGCCGCCCACCTGCCGCGATTTCGCCGGATCCTCGCGGAGCTGGTGGGGGCAGTCTCCGGCCTGCTGGTCTTCGTGCTCACGGCATTGGGTCTGTATTCCTTGTGTTTCGATCCGGCCTGGACCGCCCGGCCGCTGACCACGGGCCTCCTGGCCGCCGGCGGCGGCGCGCGCATCGTCTGGGTGGCGCTGCGCTGGCTGCTGGCGCCCGGCCGGCCCGATGTGCGTCTCGTGCCCCTGGGCGACACCGCCGCCAGAGCGATTTCCCTGCTGCTGCTGACCCTGCTGGGACTGAGTCTGCTCCGGCTGCATGTGCTCCAGGCCCTGGCCCATGCCGGGATGGCGCCCACAAGCCTGACCCTGCTGCGCGGCCTGATAGGCCTGGCGGGGATGCTGCTGCTGATCGGCGCGACCTTGTTCCATCGCAAACCGGTGGCCGCCTGGCTCCTGACCACCGACGGCGACACGCCCGGCCCCCTGCGCCGCCAGTTTGCGGCGGTCTGGCACATGCTGGCCATCCTGTACATTCTGGGCATGGCGCTGGTCTGGTATGCGCTGCTGTTGCTGCAGGGCTTCGAGGGCTCCCGCGGCGTGCTCCTGGCCGGCCTGCTGGCGGTGCCTGCCTTTCTGCTGCTGGACCGCCTGGGGTACGTCCTGCTGCGGCGCATATTCACCGTATTCCAGCGCCGGCCTTCGGACACCGCCACCCCGCCCAAGCTGGACGACGACGGCCAACCCGTGGGCGAGGTCACCGTGATCAAGGCCGAGCCGCTGCCGGACGTGGAGACCATGCGGTTCTTCGGCCCGCTTCGGGCCTGGGTACGCGCGCTGTTGCTGGGCTTTTTGGGGGCGGCCATGGCCGAAGCCTGGGGCATGGGCACCGCCTTGACCCAGGCGGTGGTGGGCCACGGGCTGGGCATCATGCTCATTCTGGCCGTCAGCCTGGGACTCTGGGAGGCGGCCAAGGCCGGCATGCAGCGGGCCTTGCAACCCAAGAATCAGAGCGAGCAGGAAAACCCGCGCATCAATACCCTCCTGCCCCTGATGCAAAAGGTGCTGGGCGTGTTCCTGCTCCTGAGCACGCTGCTGATGATTCTTTCCCAGCTGGGCGTGCAGATTGCGCCGCTGCTGGCCAGCGCCGGGGTGTTCGGCCTGGCCATCGGCATGGGCTCGCAGACTCTGGTCAAGGACGTGGTGGCCGGGGTGTTCTTCCTGCTGGACGACGCCTTCCGCGTCGGCGACTACATCCAGATGGGCAAGACCGAAGGCTACGTCATCAAGATGAGCGTGCGCAACATCACCATGCAGCACACCCTGGGCTATGTGCAGATCCTGCCCTTTGGCCAGATCAAGGACGTGGTGAACTATTCGCGCAATCCCATCGTCATGAAAATCAAGATTCCCCTGCCCATGGAGACGGATCCCAAGCTGTTCAAGAAGATCTGCAAGAAGGTCAACGCCAGCATCATGGCGGACGAGGAATTCAAGAACGATCTGGTGGAACCCATCAAGAGCCAGGGGGTCAAGCGCATCGAGGATTCGGTGATGATCTTCGGCATCAAGTACATGACCAAGCCGGGCAAGCAGTTCGCCATCCGGCGCGAAGTCTTTTCCAGATTGTACAAGGAATTCAAGAAGTACAATCTGAGCTTCGCCGCGCCTGGCGTCACGGTGTACACTGCCGGCAAGGGTGGCGAGGAAGAGGCGGCCGCCGCCTCGGCCGCAGCACGCATGAAGGCCCAGGCCCAGCAGCAGGCCGAGCAGGCCGGGGAAGGCTGA